In one Trichosurus vulpecula isolate mTriVul1 chromosome 8, mTriVul1.pri, whole genome shotgun sequence genomic region, the following are encoded:
- the CWF19L1 gene encoding CWF19-like protein 1 isoform X2, which translates to MAQKPLRLLACGDVEGKFDVLFNRVRAIQKKSGNFDLLLCVGDFFGSTPSTEWEEYRTGVKKAPIQTYVLGANDQEAVKYFPDVDGCELAENITYLGRKGVFTGASGLQIAYLSGTESLAEPAPPYSFTSKDVCSLKATLLSTSQFKGVDVLLTSPWPKGVGNFGNASGDVDTKKSGSSLISHLAMDLKPRYHFAALEKTYYERLPYRNHTVLQETAQHVTRFIALANVGNPEKRKYLYAFSILPLNLMDVAELVKQPPDVTENPYRKSGKESLSGRQGLAPQEEPASQFFFDLSKKQGKKRQSTGGDSRGVSPKQPWKPPQPLGPCWFCLASPEVEKHLVVSIGTHCYLALAKGGLCDDHVLILPIGHYQSVVDLSREVVEEVEKYKSAVRQLFKSKGKRCVLFERNYRSHHLQLQVVPVPLSCCTTDDIKEAFIIQAKEQQMELLEIPEHSDIQQMKKLRSREA; encoded by the exons ATGGCTCAGAAGCCCCTGCGTCT GTTGGCTTGTGGTGATGTTGAAGGAAAGTTTGATGTTTTATTCAACAGAGTCCGAGCAATTCAGAAGAAAAGCGGAAACTTTGAT CTGCTGTTGTGTGTAGGTGACTTCTTTGGTTCTACACCGAGTACTGAATGGGAGGAATACAGGACAGGAGTCAAGAAAG cACCTATTCAAACTTATGTGCTCGGTGCTAATGACCAGGAAGCTGTCAAGTACTTTCCAGATGTTGATGGATGTGAACTAGCTGAAAACATTACTTACCTAG GTAGAAAAGGTGTTTTCACTGGTGCCTCAGGCCTACAGATTGCATACCTAAGTGGCACAGAGTCATTGGCTGAGCCTGCCCCACCTTACAGTTTTACCTCCAAGGATGTATGCTCACTGAAGGCGACTTTGCTGTCTACATCACAGTTTAAAGGTGTTGATGTCTTGCTGACATCCCCATGGCCCAAGGGTGTGGGGAACTTTGGAAATGCTTCT ggagATGTGGATACCAAGAAAAGTGGCTCCTCTTTGATCTCCCACCTTGCCATGGACTTGAAGCCCAGGTATCACTTTGCTGCCTTGGAAAAGACTTATTATGAGAGGCTTCCTTATCG AAACCACACAGTCCTCCAGGAAACTGCTCAGCATGTGACCCGATTCATAGCTCTGGCAAATGTtggaaacccagagaagagaaag TACCTCTATGCATTCAGTATCCTCCCACTTAATCTGATGGATGTAGCAGAGCTAGTGAAGCAGCCGCCAGATGTCACTGAAAACCCATACAGAAAATCTGGGAAGGAATCATTGTCAGGAAGACAGGGCCTGGCTCCACAG GAAGAACCAGCCTCtcaatttttctttgatttaagCAAAAAGCAGGGAAAAAAACGTCAGTCCACCGGGGGAGACAGCAGGGGTGTTTCCCCCAAGCAACCTTGGAAGCCAC CTCAGCCTCTGGGGCCCTGCTGGTTCTGTCTTGCCAGTCCTGAAGTGGAAAAGCATTTGGTAGTCAGCATTGGCACACAT TGCTACCTTGCCCTGGCCAAAGGCGGATTATGTGATGATCATGTTCTGATCTTGCCCATCGGGCACTACCAGTCAGTGGTAGATCTCTCAAGAGAGGTGGTGGAAGAAGTGGAAAAGTACAAGTCTGCAGTGAGACAGCTCTTTAAGAGCAAAGGGAAGCGGTGTGTTCTGTTTGAGAGGAATTATAGGAGTCACCACCTCCAGCTACAG GTTGTTCCTGTACCTCTCAGCTGCTGCACTACTGATGACATCAAGGAGGCCTTCATCATCCAGGCCAAGGAGCAGCAGATGGAGCTGCTAGAAATCCCAGAACACTCAGATATCCAACAG atgaagaagctgaggtccagagaggcttag
- the BLOC1S2 gene encoding biogenesis of lysosome-related organelles complex 1 subunit 2, whose amino-acid sequence MAATAEGVPAAQREGLGRDDAVVETAEEATEPAEADITGLCQDMFSKMATYLTGELTATSEDYKLLENMNKLTSLKYLEMKDIAVNISRNLKDLNQKYAALQPYLDQITLIEEQVAALEQAAYKLDAYSKKLEAKYKKLERR is encoded by the exons ATGGCGGCCACAGCCGAGGGCGTCCCTGCAGCCCAACGGGAGGGTCTAGGACGAG ACGATGCCGTGGTGGAGACAGCGGAGGAGGCCACGGAGCCCGCCGAGGCGGACATCacggggctgtgccaggacatgttctccaaaatggccacgTACCTGACGGGCGAGCTCACAG CTaccagtgaagactataaacttctggaaaatatgaacaaactgactagcttgaagtatctagaaatgaaagatattgcagtaaacataagtagaaacctaaaggacttaaaccagAAAT atgcagcacttcagccttatctggatcagatcactctaattgaggagcaagtagcagctcttgagcaggcagcttacaaattggatgcatattcaaagaaactag aagcaaagtacaagaagttagagaggcgatga